GTTTACACTGAGTCTCGTGTTTGCAGGAATGTAGTAGCCGTTTACAACGCATCCTTCAGTTGAGACCCGCGGCAGGTTGAGAGGTGTAGATGGGTGTTTTCGAAATGTTTCTTTGCATATGGCTTGTAAGTATGGGAGTTTTGATAAGTCTGATTCTTGAAGCCTTCGGCTTCTTCCAATTCCTCGATCCATCTCCTCATGTGCTCGCTTCAGAATGATAGGGTTCTTCAACATCTCTGCAATCGCCCATTCGATAATACTTGAGGAAGTGTCGGTGCCAGCAGTAAATAAGTTCTAGCAGAAATAACAACAATTTCTGAGCTCCGTTATAtgtgaaaataattataaaaagaaaagagaaaaatatataccAAGAGTAGAGCTTTAATGTTGGTGATTGTAAGCCTTTGATCGTCATCAGAGTTCTCAAGACTCGCCAGCAGAACATCGAGAAAATCTGGTTTTCCTTTGCGTTGATGACTCGACGCCATATGCTCCTCaatcatttttgttattaaaacatcGAACTTTTTGTGCAATTTCTTCATTCCACGCTCGATCCCTTGTAAGTCCATCCAAGCAATTGAGGGGATGAAATCACCGATATTGAAAAATCCTGCAGATGTCATCAGCTCCACCACCATGTCCTTGAACTCGTTAGACTCCGAGCCTTTTGTCACGAAAACTCGACGGCTGAGTATAACTTGGCCGATCATGTTCGCCATGGCATAAGATAACATTTCCGGCACCACCACCGGCTGGCCTTTTCGGCTAGTCTCGCACATGGCACAAACCATGTGAGCTAGCTCGGCTTCGCGAACGGTCGCCCAATTCTCAAGAGCTTTTCCTCCAAGCATATGCAAATTACTCAACTTTCGTAGTAGCTTCCACCTTGCTCCATAGTCCGCAAAAACCAAATCTTGTGCACCATACGCCAAATGGGTGGCGCCTGCATTAGGAGGACGGTTAGAGAAATTGAGGTCTAGAGTCTTCAGAAATGCGCGAGCTGCGTCCGGAGTCGACGCCACCACCATATCTTGTGTTCCCATTTTGAGATACATGACTGGTCCGTATTTTTTGGCCATTTTGGCAAGGGTGACATGGGGCATGGCTCCCAGGAGAGGAAGAGC
This is a stretch of genomic DNA from Mangifera indica cultivar Alphonso unplaced genomic scaffold, CATAS_Mindica_2.1 Un_0018, whole genome shotgun sequence. It encodes these proteins:
- the LOC123205879 gene encoding flavonoid 3',5'-hydroxylase 2-like, whose translation is MAFLLREIFAATLLFFITRYLIRSIIKRSSPPLPPGPPGWPLVGALPLLGAMPHVTLAKMAKKYGPVMYLKMGTQDMVVASTPDAARAFLKTLDLNFSNRPPNAGATHLAYGAQDLVFADYGARWKLLRKLSNLHMLGGKALENWATVREAELAHMVCAMCETSRKGQPVVVPEMLSYAMANMIGQVILSRRVFVTKGSESNEFKDMVVELMTSAGFFNIGDFIPSIAWMDLQGIERGMKKLHKKFDVLITKMIEEHMASSHQRKGKPDFLDVLLASLENSDDDQRLTITNIKALLLNLFTAGTDTSSSIIEWAIAEMLKNPIILKRAHEEMDRGIGRSRRLQESDLSKLPYLQAICKETFRKHPSTPLNLPRVSTEGCVVNGYYIPANTRLSVNIWAIGRDPNVWENPLDFTPERFFSEKYAKIEPRGNDFELIPFGAGRRICAGTRMGIILVEYILATLVHSFEWRLPDGVELNMEEAFGLALQKAVPLSAIVSPRLAPSGYTYE